TCCACCCGCACCACCAGCCGGCCCGTCTCCGGCTTGCCCGCCGCCTTGCGCACCGCGGGCATCTCCAGCCCGTGGTCGATGGCGTTGCGCACCAGGTGCACCAGCGGATCCTTCAGCGCGTCCACGATGCGCCGGTCGAGCCGCACGTCGGTGCCGCCCAGCTCCAGCGTCACCTCCTTGCCCAGCCGCGAGGCCGTCTCGCGCACCGTGCGACGCAGGGGCTCCAGCACCTGCGAGGCCGGCACCATGCGCAGGTCGCGCAGGTCGTCGCGGATGACCTGGCCCACCAGCGCCTGCTGCTCACCGTCGCGGTGCGCCTCCTTCGCCTGCTCCAGCAGGCGCTTCTGCATCATGCGCATCAGGCCCACGCCCGTGCGCAGCGGCTCCAGCGCGGATCCGCCGCCGGACATGGCCAGCTGCGACGCGGCGCGCTCCAGGTGCAGCAGCACCTCGTGCGCCTGATCCGTCAGCGACCGGAAGCCCTCCGTGCGCCGGCCCTGCTGCGCCCGCCCGGACACCAGGTGCTCCACCTGGAGCGCCAGCGAATCCAGCGTCTTCACGGACACGCGCACCGCGCGGTCCACCGTCCCGGCGCGGCCTTCGGGAGCCGGGGTGCTCGCGCGCGCCACGGGCTTCGCGACGGGAGCCGGAGCCAGGTTCACGGGCTCGGGTTGCGGGGCCGCGACCGCGTCCTCCGCCACGCTCAGCGCCATGCGCAGGTCCACCAGCGCGCCCGCGACCTCGGACGCCGCCTGTCCCGCCGCGTCCCCGCCCTCCTCCATGCGCGTGAAGCCCAGCGCCGCGGCCTCCGCCAGCGAGGCCACCGCGTCCGCCTGGACGGCCTCCGCGCTCTGGCGCAGGGCGTGCGCCTGGTCCACCGCCGCGCGCACCGCGCCCGCCCGGTCCTCCACCTTGGGGGACACCAGCGTGCTCAGCGCCGTCTCCAGCGCCACCAGCGCCTTCAGCCCGTCCTCGCCCAACGGCCCGTTGATGGCGGCGTCGTCGGACCCGGGGGCGGCCGGCTCCTCGTGGCCCAGGGCCTTGAGCAGCGAAGCCACGCCGTCCACCACGGGCTGCTCGCCCGCGTCGCCCCGGTTGAGGGCGTTCTCGATGGCGGAGAGGCCCCGAAGCATCGCCTCCACGGCGCCCCGGGAGATGGGCTGATCCACGTCCACGTGGGACAGCCCGTCTTCAATGGCGTGGACGATGCGTTCGATGTCGTCCAGCCCCAGGCTCGCCGCGGAGCCCTTGAGGCTGTGCACCACGCGCTTGAGCGACGGCAGCAGGTCCGCGTCGCGGGCGCTGGCGGGCTGCTCCAGCCCCAGCACCTTCGACCCGATGGCCTGAATCTGCTCGCGCGTCTCCGCGGCGAACACCGGCCAGATGCTGCGCAGCAACTGCGGATCCATGAAACCCCAGTCCCCTCTAGCCGCGCCGTGCGGCCGCCGGGTTGCCCAGCTGTGTGAGGTCCAGCACCGTGAGCCGGTCCGGAGTCAGGAACAGGAACGGCCCCGGCGGCGGCTGGGACAGCTCCGCGCGCGGCAACTCCAGCCGTCCGTCCACGACCTCCGCCGCCAGCCCGAACGCCTCGTCCTCCACTTCCACCACCACGACCTTGCTCAGGTCGGACATGCCCCCGCCCTCCAGCCCCAAGAGCTGCCGCAGGTCCAGCACCGGCACGATGCGCGAGCGCGACAGGAGCGCCCCCAGCACGTGGCGCGGCGCCCCCGGAAGCGAGCACATCCCGCGCGACTCCAGCACGTGGTCCACGTAGTCGATCTTCACCGCGTAGCGCTCGCCGCCCACCTGGAAGGCGAGCACCGTGACGACCTCCTGGCGCGTCTCGTGGCGCGAGTTGGCCAGCGCCACCGCGCGCTGATGCAGCACCTCGCGCCGCCTGTGGGCGCTCACCACGGTGGCGCCTTCAAGCAGCATCTGGGCCGCGTCGAGCGAGGCCTTCAGCTCGTCGAAGTCGATGGGCTGCAGCTTGCGGTCGTCGGTTGACATGGATGCCCGTTAGTACTTCGTGGCCGGCAGCTTGAGGATGTCCCGCACCTTGGAGCGCAGGTCGTCCACGGACACCGGCTTGTTGAGGAACGCGCTCGCGCCGACCAGCTTCCCCTTCTGGCGGCTCGCGTCGTCCTTCAGCGACGTGAGCAGCATGAAGGGCGTGTCATGCAGCTTCGGGTCGCCCCGGATGGCCGCGCACAGCGCGAAGCCGTCCATCTCCGGCATCTGCACGTCGGAGATGATGAGGTCCGGCTTCTGCTCGCGCGCCCGCTTCAGTCCCACCGCGCCGTTGGGCGCGTCCAGGAAGTCCAGCCCCCACCCCATCAGGTAGACCTGCAGGAGGTTGGTGATGGTCTTCGTGTCCTCCACGATGAGCACCTTCGCCGCCTTGCGTGCCCCACCCGTCACGTTGCTGTTCATAGCTGGTACCTGCCTACAAGTTCAGAGAAGCGCTTCGACAAGATGGAGAGATTGCCGGCCACCTGCTCGATGCGCCGGGTGCCCTCCACCGAATCACTCATGGCGGACGTCAGCTCGCCCATCGCCGTGGCGATCTGCTCCACGCCAATGGTCTGCTGCCGCGTGTTGCCCGCGATCTGTCGCGCCGCCCCGGACGACTCGCGGATGACCTCCGACAGGCCCAGGATGGTGGAACCCGCGCCGCGCGCAAGCTCCATCGCCGCCTGGGCGCGCCGGCTGCCCTCGTCCGTCGTGGTGACGGCCACGCGGGTGCCCTTCTGCACCTCACCCAGCAGGACGCGCACCTGCTCGGCCGCCATGCGGGACTGCTCCGCCAGCGTGCGCATCTCCGTGGCGACCACCGCGAAGCCGCGCCCGTGCTCGCCCGCCTTCGCCGCCTCGATGGAGGCATTGAGGGCCAGCAGGTTGGACTGCTCCGCCACGTCCTTCACCTGCCCGATGATGTCGCTGATCTGCAGCGTGCGCTCGTTCAGGTCGGTGATGGACAGGGCAATGGCCTTCACCTGTTCGCCCAGCTTCTCCATGCCCTCCACGCTCTCCGTGACGACCTTCTGTCCCTGGGCGCTGAGCGACTCCGACTTCTGGGTCTGGGCAATCACGGCGTCCGCGTAGGACGTGGCCTGCTTGGAGGTCTGGGCGATCTCCGCCACCGTGGTGCTCGTCTCGTTGATGGCGGACGCCTGCTGGTGCGCCATCGCGGACTGCTGCGTGGACGTGGCCAGCACGCCCGCGGCCTCGTGCTCCAGGTCCGTGGCCGCGCCGCGCAGGTCGTGCAGCAGGTGCACCAGCGCGTCCGCCATGGTGGCGAAGCTGCGCGCCAGCTCTCCAATCTCGTCCGTGCCGGTGGTGTCGATCTGCTGGCGCAGGTCCCCCGCGGCGATGCCCACCGCGGCGCGGGCCAGCCGCTCCAGCGGCTGGATGAAGAGGCTGGCCATGCCGGCCGCCGCCAGCAGGCCCAGCACCAGCACCAGCAGGCCCAGGCCCGCGGTGCGCCAGGTGCTGGAGGACAGCGAGTCCGCCAGCGCCTCGCGGTCCAGCGCCAGCTGCACGGTGCCCACGCGCTTGAGCGTGCCGCCCGGCGGGCCGAAGAGGATGGGCGCCGTCGTCTCCACCACGGGCAGCGTGCCCACCGTCAACAACCGGTCCACCACCCCGTCTCCGTCCGCGGGCTCCACGGCGGCGGCGGTGGAGAAGTGCTCACCCGCGGAGCGCGCCAGCACCTTGCCGCTCGCGTCGCGGATCACGATGTACGCGAGGTCCGCCACGCTCTTGAGCGCGGCGTCGGTGCCCGCCTGGAGCATCGCCGCGTCGTTCGCCGCCGCGGACGGGGACACGGCGAACGCCATGCCGATACTCACCGCGCGCGCGCGCTTGGTGAGCTCATCCAGCAGGCTGTCGCTCATCTGCATCCAGAACGCGACGGTCAGGATGCCGACCAGCACGATGCCGAAGATGCCCGTGCCCCCGAGGATCTTCGTCCGCAGGCTGAGCCTGGTCGAATCCGCCCCTTGAGGCGACGCCACCTTCAAACCTTTCGCTTCCACGTTGTCCCCACCTCACGTGTACCGGCGCGTTCCATGACTTCAGCGCGCGCCCTGCCAGCCCATCTGCGAAGGACGGGGGGCCAGCGCCTGCCGCAAGCCTCCCGCCGTCATCGTCTCTACGCCTCGCAGCGGGTGCTCGTCATCCAATCCATCCAGTGCGCGCAGCGCGTTCTGCCGCGCGCGCTCCGCGTCCTCGCGCCGGTCCAGCCGGCTGTAGAGCGCCACCAGCGTCGCATGTCCCAGCGCCAGCTGCGGCTCCAGGTACAACGCCTTGCGCACCGCCTCCACCGCCGCGTCCAGGTCGTTGCGGGACTCGGCCACCATCGCCAGGAGCAGGTACGCCTCCGGGGACAGCGCCCGCGCTGCCTCGCGCGCCAGCGCCTCCGCCTCCTCGAAGTGGCCCGCGTGCGCCGCCTCCAGCGCCCGCGTCAGCAGGCCCGCGTCCTTGGCCGCGCGAGCCGCCGGAGTGGCGGCCTGCGCCCGAGGAGCCTCCGGCGCCGGCGTCCGCGGGGTCGCGCGCGGCACATAGGCCGGCATGGGCGCGGGGGTGGGACGCAGGGGCTCCACCCGCAGGCTGCCCGGCACCGGCGTGTGACGACGCGGCTCCAGCCGCAGGCTGCCCGGCACCGGCGTCTGCCGGCCGAGCGCGGCGGCGGTGAAGGCCGAGGGGGCGTCGCGGCGCGCAGGGGCCACGGCCGCGGACTCGCCCGCGGTCCACGGCTGCTCCAGGGGCATGCGCAGGACGGGGGTGCCCTCCACGTCCAGCGTCTCCAGCCCCATCCCGTTGGTGAGCGGCACCTCCGCGGGCGACACGAAGAGCAGCCCGCCCGGCGCGAGCGCGCTGACCAGCCGGCTCAGCACCGCGCGCACCAGCTCCGGCGTGAAGTAGATGAGGACGTTGCGGCAGAAGATGGCGTGGAAGCCCAGGGACGGCACCGCGTCCGTGGCCAGGTTGTGGCGGCGGAAGTCCACCGCGCGCACGACCTCCGGGGAGACGCTGTGCTGCGTGTCATTTCCCGACGCGGCCGGGTGCGGCACCAGGAAGCGCTTCTCCAGGTCCGGCTCGATGCGCCGCAGCGACCACGGGCTGTACACGCCGGCCTTCGCGCGCTGCAGGGCCCGGCCGGACACGTCCGTCGCCAGCACGCGGAAGCGCCCGCCGTTGCCCAGCCCCGCGGCCATCAGCGCCATCGCGATGCTGTAGGGCTCCTCGCCGCTCGCGCAGCCCGCGCTCCAGACGTGGAACGGGCCGCCCTGGTGCAGCCGGGCCCGCGAGGCCAGCGCGCGCAGGTGCTCCGGGTGGCGGAAGAAGTACGTCTCACCGATGACGGCGTGCTCGATGAACGCCTCCACCGCGGTCGGCTCGCGAATGAGCAGCTGACGCAGGAAGGCCGCCTCGGACATCTGGCGCGTCAGCGCCGCGCGGGCCAGCGCGGGCTCCAGCGAGCGACGCAGGCTGCTCGCGAGCGTCAGGCCGCAGGCGCCCTGGAGCACCTCCTCGACCTTCGCGAGCGTGGCGTCGTCGAGAAGCCCGTCGCTCACAGGCCCTCCGTGCCGTTCAGCAGCGCGCTCGTGCGCAGGAGCGGGCGCAGGCCTTCCGGCGTGCGGCACAGCCCGGCCATCAGCCCGGTGCCGTCCCAGGGCAGCTTCTCCTCGCCGCTCTGCGAGCCGTCCACCAGCACCGGCGTCTCCACCAGGTCCTTCACCCGGTCCACCAGCAGCGCCACCATGCGGCCCGCGTCCACCACCACCAGCAGCGAGTCCAGATCCGGCGTGCGCTTGACGCCCATCAGGCGCGCCACGTCCACGACCACCGCCGGACTGCCGCGGTACACGAACGAACCGGACACGTGCACCGGCGCGCCGGGCAGCGGATCCAGCGCCACCAGCCGCACCACCTCCTGCACCTGCTTGGCGGGCACGAGCGCGGTCGTGTCGCCTGCCTCCACGGTCAGGTAGAGACCTGGCAGGCGGACCTCGCCCTGCAAGGTGACGAGCTCCTGGCGCAACTGGTTCTGCTCCGCCTCCAGCGCGCTCAGGCGCTGTTGCACGGAGAGCCGGCGCGCCTGCGGAGGGACGGGGACTCTGGGGGTTTCGGCCATCTGAAGAACTCGGCCCACCGGATGGCGGGCAGGAAGAAAAACCGTAATCCGGGAGGCCCGTCCAAAGCAATGCGGGCTTGCCCGAAGGTCACGACTCACATCCCCCCCTGCGACCGGGGTCGCGCTTGCCCCGACGTGGTGGATTCCGGACCCCCTTGGCGTGCGCCGCACCGGCGAGTTGTGCTTGGATATGGAGCTGCTGCTTTTGCCGGAGAAACCATGTTGCACGCAGCTTCTAGGGGACACGAATGATCAAGAGCGATTCCCCGAGCCCTGAGGCCCCGGGAACGGATCCGCTCATCGGCCGGACGTTGAACGGCCGCTTCAGCATTCTGGAGCCCCTGGGCGTGGGTGGAATGGGCAAGGTGTACCGCGCCCTCCAAGCACCGCTGGAGCGGGTGGTCGCACTCAAGGTGCTCAACCCCAACTTCCCGAGCAGCCGCGACCCCGGCTTCCAGAAGCGCTTCCTGCGTGAGGCGTCGCTGACGTCGAAGCTGCGGCACCCGAACACCGTCACCGTCATCGACTACGGGCAGACGGACGACGGCATCTTCTACATCGCGATGGAGTACCTGGAGGGTCGCACGCTCCAGCAGGTGCTCGGCCAGGCAGGTCCCCTGCCCTGGGCGCGCGCGGTGTCGGTGGCGCAGCAGGTGTGCCGCGCGCTGCGCGAGGCGCACGCGCTGGGCGTCGTCCACCGCGACCTGAAGCCCGCGAACATCATGATCCTCAATGAGGCGGATCAGGACCTGGTGAAGGTCCTGGACTTCGGCCTCGTGAAGTCCGTGGCGCCGCAGCAGGAGGGGCCGGTCAGCCCTGAAATCACCCAGAACGGCACGTTCCTGGGCTCGCCGCAGTACATGGCGCCGGAGCAGGCGCGCAACGTGGCGGACGCGCGCAGCGACGTGTACTCGCTGGGCATCATGCTGTTCCAGATGCTGATGGGACGGCCGCCCTTCATCGCGCGCGATCACATCGAGCTCATCTTCGCCCACTACAAGGAGCCGCCCCCCACCTTCCAGTCCGTCCGCCCGGACCTCGCGGTGCCGGCGGAGATCGAGATGGTGGTGCGCCGCTGTCTGGAGAAGGACCCGGCGCGGCGCTTCCAGACGATGGACGAGCTGCTGGAGGGCCTGCGCGAGGCGCACATGGCCGCGGGCGGCAACAGCGGCGTGTTCCGCCGGCTGGGTGGTGCCTCGACGACGGGCCCCTACCCCTCTCCGCCGACGACGGGCCCCTACGCGTCCGCGCTGTTCGCCAACGTGGGCAACGCGGAGCCCGCGGACGGCGGGCTCGCGGTGGACATCAGCGTGGAGGTGCCGGCGGACGTGCAGCGCGCCCGCCAGCGCACGCTCATGATGGGCGCGCTGGGCGGCGTGATGGTCGCGGGCCTGGTGGGCATCACGCTGTTCTTCCTGCGCGGCGGCAGCCCGGAGGAGAAGCCCGCGCAGCCGGCGGCCCAGGCCGCGGCGCCCACGACGCAGGCTCCGGTGGCGGAAGCCCCCACGGCGGCGCCCGGGGCGGGCAAGGTGCGCTTCCGGCTGATGAGCCAGCCGTCCGGCGCGCGCGTCTATTACAAGGGCAAGGAGAAGGGCGTGACGCCCTTCGTGATGGAGCTGCCCCTGGGCAGCGAGGGCAGCATCACCGCGGAGCTGACCTTCGCGCTGGAGGGCTACCAGACGGAGACCATCATCACCGGCGGCTCCGGTGAGGTGGTGCTGTCCCAGAAGCTCACCAAGCGCCGGGGCGGCGGTGAGCGCCCGAGCCGCGTGGACCTGGCCACCGCCTCCACCCCCGAGGACTTCGAGAACGTGGCCCCGGCGACGCCGGGTGGACTCGCGGCGCCGGTGATGATGCAGGCCGCGAACCCGACCACCCCCGCGGCGGTCCCCGCCACCACGACGGACAAGGCGATGGGCGCGTTGGGCGCGTCCGCCGCGGCGCCGGTCAGCGCGGCGGGCAGCCTCGCGGTCCCGTCGCTCACGACTGGCGCGCTCGCGCCCGTCAACCCGAACGCCGTCATCCCCTTCAACGACGCCATGGAGCGGCCGATGCTGGTGGAGGAGGGCCGGGACATCGCCTACACGCGCGAGGCGCTCGCCATCAAGGCGGAGGGGCTCGTGGCGGTGCGCTGCACCA
This DNA window, taken from Corallococcus coralloides DSM 2259, encodes the following:
- a CDS encoding hybrid sensor histidine kinase/response regulator, translating into MDPQLLRSIWPVFAAETREQIQAIGSKVLGLEQPASARDADLLPSLKRVVHSLKGSAASLGLDDIERIVHAIEDGLSHVDVDQPISRGAVEAMLRGLSAIENALNRGDAGEQPVVDGVASLLKALGHEEPAAPGSDDAAINGPLGEDGLKALVALETALSTLVSPKVEDRAGAVRAAVDQAHALRQSAEAVQADAVASLAEAAALGFTRMEEGGDAAGQAASEVAGALVDLRMALSVAEDAVAAPQPEPVNLAPAPVAKPVARASTPAPEGRAGTVDRAVRVSVKTLDSLALQVEHLVSGRAQQGRRTEGFRSLTDQAHEVLLHLERAASQLAMSGGGSALEPLRTGVGLMRMMQKRLLEQAKEAHRDGEQQALVGQVIRDDLRDLRMVPASQVLEPLRRTVRETASRLGKEVTLELGGTDVRLDRRIVDALKDPLVHLVRNAIDHGLEMPAVRKAAGKPETGRLVVRVEARGTRIGVIVEDDGGGLDPVRVRATAVRRGLMSQEAADKLSDAQAARLIFQPGFSTRDEVTSTSGRGVGLDVVLATAQRLQGSADVEFTPGKGTRFIVDLPLTLAAALGLLVRTGTTVTAIPSDTVKRVLRLDADDVGTVAGRVVARLDGEQLTFLSLSEAIGLPRMPLALESGRRQTAVLLSLGEERVLYAIDEVVGQQELVVRSLGKHLRDVTHLAGAAVLDDGRVVPVLNAPELLRAAKPDTRTSSGESKLPRILVCDDSLTTRFAMKSLLEIAGYPVVTASDGEEAWQVLERVHCHLVVSDWQMPRLDGVGLARRIKGHPMFRRTPIILVTSLDSNEDRAAGLEAGADGYLVKREVERGKLLELVRQLLPG
- a CDS encoding chemotaxis protein CheW; translated protein: MAETPRVPVPPQARRLSVQQRLSALEAEQNQLRQELVTLQGEVRLPGLYLTVEAGDTTALVPAKQVQEVVRLVALDPLPGAPVHVSGSFVYRGSPAVVVDVARLMGVKRTPDLDSLLVVVDAGRMVALLVDRVKDLVETPVLVDGSQSGEEKLPWDGTGLMAGLCRTPEGLRPLLRTSALLNGTEGL
- a CDS encoding TonB family protein, whose product is MIKSDSPSPEAPGTDPLIGRTLNGRFSILEPLGVGGMGKVYRALQAPLERVVALKVLNPNFPSSRDPGFQKRFLREASLTSKLRHPNTVTVIDYGQTDDGIFYIAMEYLEGRTLQQVLGQAGPLPWARAVSVAQQVCRALREAHALGVVHRDLKPANIMILNEADQDLVKVLDFGLVKSVAPQQEGPVSPEITQNGTFLGSPQYMAPEQARNVADARSDVYSLGIMLFQMLMGRPPFIARDHIELIFAHYKEPPPTFQSVRPDLAVPAEIEMVVRRCLEKDPARRFQTMDELLEGLREAHMAAGGNSGVFRRLGGASTTGPYPSPPTTGPYASALFANVGNAEPADGGLAVDISVEVPADVQRARQRTLMMGALGGVMVAGLVGITLFFLRGGSPEEKPAQPAAQAAAPTTQAPVAEAPTAAPGAGKVRFRLMSQPSGARVYYKGKEKGVTPFVMELPLGSEGSITAELTFALEGYQTETIITGGSGEVVLSQKLTKRRGGGERPSRVDLATASTPEDFENVAPATPGGLAAPVMMQAANPTTPAAVPATTTDKAMGALGASAAAPVSAAGSLAVPSLTTGALAPVNPNAVIPFNDAMERPMLVEEGRDIAYTREALAIKAEGLVAVRCTITNKGRVENCRILKMVQHMDKAVLDSLQSRVYKPIQYQGRPVNVDYTFTMRLVSPRR
- a CDS encoding methyl-accepting chemotaxis protein, with product MEAKGLKVASPQGADSTRLSLRTKILGGTGIFGIVLVGILTVAFWMQMSDSLLDELTKRARAVSIGMAFAVSPSAAANDAAMLQAGTDAALKSVADLAYIVIRDASGKVLARSAGEHFSTAAAVEPADGDGVVDRLLTVGTLPVVETTAPILFGPPGGTLKRVGTVQLALDREALADSLSSSTWRTAGLGLLVLVLGLLAAAGMASLFIQPLERLARAAVGIAAGDLRQQIDTTGTDEIGELARSFATMADALVHLLHDLRGAATDLEHEAAGVLATSTQQSAMAHQQASAINETSTTVAEIAQTSKQATSYADAVIAQTQKSESLSAQGQKVVTESVEGMEKLGEQVKAIALSITDLNERTLQISDIIGQVKDVAEQSNLLALNASIEAAKAGEHGRGFAVVATEMRTLAEQSRMAAEQVRVLLGEVQKGTRVAVTTTDEGSRRAQAAMELARGAGSTILGLSEVIRESSGAARQIAGNTRQQTIGVEQIATAMGELTSAMSDSVEGTRRIEQVAGNLSILSKRFSELVGRYQL
- a CDS encoding CheR family methyltransferase — its product is MSDGLLDDATLAKVEEVLQGACGLTLASSLRRSLEPALARAALTRQMSEAAFLRQLLIREPTAVEAFIEHAVIGETYFFRHPEHLRALASRARLHQGGPFHVWSAGCASGEEPYSIAMALMAAGLGNGGRFRVLATDVSGRALQRAKAGVYSPWSLRRIEPDLEKRFLVPHPAASGNDTQHSVSPEVVRAVDFRRHNLATDAVPSLGFHAIFCRNVLIYFTPELVRAVLSRLVSALAPGGLLFVSPAEVPLTNGMGLETLDVEGTPVLRMPLEQPWTAGESAAVAPARRDAPSAFTAAALGRQTPVPGSLRLEPRRHTPVPGSLRVEPLRPTPAPMPAYVPRATPRTPAPEAPRAQAATPAARAAKDAGLLTRALEAAHAGHFEEAEALAREAARALSPEAYLLLAMVAESRNDLDAAVEAVRKALYLEPQLALGHATLVALYSRLDRREDAERARQNALRALDGLDDEHPLRGVETMTAGGLRQALAPRPSQMGWQGAR
- a CDS encoding chemotaxis protein CheW produces the protein MSTDDRKLQPIDFDELKASLDAAQMLLEGATVVSAHRRREVLHQRAVALANSRHETRQEVVTVLAFQVGGERYAVKIDYVDHVLESRGMCSLPGAPRHVLGALLSRSRIVPVLDLRQLLGLEGGGMSDLSKVVVVEVEDEAFGLAAEVVDGRLELPRAELSQPPPGPFLFLTPDRLTVLDLTQLGNPAAARRG
- a CDS encoding response regulator — translated: MNSNVTGGARKAAKVLIVEDTKTITNLLQVYLMGWGLDFLDAPNGAVGLKRAREQKPDLIISDVQMPEMDGFALCAAIRGDPKLHDTPFMLLTSLKDDASRQKGKLVGASAFLNKPVSVDDLRSKVRDILKLPATKY